A stretch of the Bacillus anthracis str. Vollum genome encodes the following:
- the ytaF gene encoding sporulation membrane protein YtaF — MSTAGLFSIFLIGIASNLDNAGVGIAYGIRKIRISWFNNFIIAFLGFLFTLLAGFFGNWIALFISEFTANLIGAIVLGIIGVFILCQPFLGQKNTVGSKDGNVLMGILRDPEKADFDGSKTISFSEAVVLGVALSINNIAGGFDAGVTNLNLWLTATISGVFSFICISGFAYVGKRFLAEYLGKWATVIAGLLLIFIGIDQLL, encoded by the coding sequence ATGAGTACGGCAGGTCTATTTTCAATTTTTTTAATTGGGATTGCTTCTAATTTAGATAATGCAGGTGTTGGGATTGCATATGGCATTCGTAAAATCCGAATTTCGTGGTTCAATAATTTTATCATCGCATTTTTGGGGTTTTTATTTACTTTATTAGCTGGCTTTTTTGGGAACTGGATTGCGCTATTTATTTCAGAGTTTACAGCAAACTTGATTGGAGCAATCGTTTTAGGGATAATTGGCGTGTTTATTTTGTGCCAGCCTTTCTTGGGGCAAAAAAATACCGTAGGCTCTAAAGATGGTAATGTACTGATGGGAATTTTACGTGATCCAGAAAAAGCAGATTTTGATGGTTCAAAAACAATTAGTTTTTCAGAAGCAGTTGTTTTAGGGGTTGCGTTGTCTATTAATAATATTGCAGGTGGATTTGATGCTGGGGTAACAAACTTGAACCTTTGGCTTACAGCAACTATTTCTGGGGTGTTTAGTTTTATTTGTATTAGTGGATTTGCGTATGTAGGAAAACGATTTTTAGCAGAATACTTAGGGAAATGGGCGACAGTTATTGCAGGATTGTTATTAATTTTTATTGGGATTGATCAGTTGTTGTAA
- a CDS encoding DUF3969 family protein, with protein sequence MKLIFQMGKQPVLEKTILLFILSIVESLKLKVVSLDEAHRYIFNLEVLELLMDRNIDDQVLELIHFGMGLEDIHHVLPEELEHTIEELKWLCIQVLSEYSMHEESEQLIEDIR encoded by the coding sequence ATGAAACTAATATTTCAAATGGGAAAACAGCCTGTTCTTGAAAAAACAATTCTTCTTTTTATATTGAGTATTGTAGAAAGCTTGAAGTTAAAAGTTGTTTCACTCGATGAAGCTCACCGATACATATTCAATTTAGAAGTACTTGAACTGTTAATGGATCGGAACATCGATGATCAAGTACTTGAACTTATTCATTTCGGAATGGGACTTGAAGACATTCATCATGTGCTTCCTGAAGAACTTGAACATACGATTGAAGAATTAAAGTGGCTTTGTATCCAAGTATTAAGTGAGTACAGTATGCATGAAGAATCAGAACAATTAATTGAAGATATACGGTAA
- the glsA gene encoding glutaminase A produces MQCIETNNLQQLLEQVKPYTKKGKLATYIPELGNANPDDLGIAIFHKETEYIHAGNSQTLFTLQSISKVITLALALLDRGEEYVFSKVGMEPTGDPFNSIIKLETTSPSKPLNPMINAGALAITSMLAGKDNEEKMERILHFVREITDNPTINYSSKVANSELETAYLNRSLCYYMKQNGIIDCDIEELMDLYTRQCAVEVNCIDLARIGLIFAMDGYDPYKKKQIIPKHITKICKTFMVTCGMYNESGEFAIRVGIPAKSGVAGGIFGCVKGEMGIGIFGPALDANGNSIAGFKILELLSAQEGWSIF; encoded by the coding sequence ATGCAGTGCATTGAAACAAACAACTTACAACAGTTGTTAGAACAAGTAAAACCATATACGAAAAAAGGAAAGCTTGCTACTTATATCCCCGAACTAGGAAATGCCAATCCAGATGATTTAGGGATTGCCATTTTCCATAAAGAAACAGAATACATCCATGCTGGCAACTCACAAACACTATTCACTCTTCAAAGTATTTCAAAAGTAATTACACTTGCACTTGCACTTTTAGATCGTGGTGAAGAATATGTATTTTCTAAAGTTGGAATGGAGCCAACTGGTGATCCATTTAATTCTATTATTAAGTTAGAAACGACGAGTCCTTCTAAACCACTTAATCCAATGATTAATGCAGGGGCACTAGCTATTACAAGTATGTTAGCAGGAAAAGATAACGAAGAAAAAATGGAGCGCATTCTTCATTTCGTACGTGAAATAACAGATAATCCTACTATTAATTATTCTTCTAAAGTTGCCAATTCAGAATTAGAGACAGCTTACTTAAATCGTTCACTTTGTTACTATATGAAACAAAACGGAATTATCGATTGTGATATCGAAGAACTGATGGATTTATACACTCGCCAATGTGCAGTTGAAGTAAACTGTATTGATTTAGCACGTATCGGTTTAATTTTTGCGATGGATGGATATGATCCATATAAGAAAAAACAAATTATCCCTAAGCATATTACAAAGATTTGTAAAACATTTATGGTTACATGTGGTATGTATAACGAGTCTGGTGAATTTGCGATTCGTGTTGGTATCCCAGCAAAAAGTGGTGTAGCTGGTGGTATTTTCGGCTGCGTAAAAGGAGAAATGGGAATTGGTATTTTCGGACCAGCTTTAGATGCAAACGGAAATAGTATCGCTGGTTTTAAAATTCTTGAACTTCTTTCTGCTCAAGAAGGTTGGAGCATTTTTTAA
- the nagE gene encoding N-acetylglucosamine-specific PTS transporter subunit IIBC: MLQFLQRIGKALMLPIAVLPAAGLLLRLGQEDVFNIPVMAQAGAAIFDNLALIFAIGVAIGLSVDGSGAAGLAGAIGYLVLQNTTNALSKTYSAAELNDKLKSVQDLVGSVDPTKLADTMTKVSKAAALTPKINMAILGGIIAGVVAGLLYNKFHKIKLPEWLGFFAGKRFVPIITSIVMLLLGLVFGQIWPTIQSGIDAVAHGIVNLGSIGAGLFGLLNRLLIPIGLHHVMNTYFWFVLGDFTNAAGDIVHGDIARFFAKDPSAGMFMTGFFPVMMFGLPAACFAMIAAAKPEKRKMVTGMLGGLALTSFLTGITEPIEFSFMFLSPVLYGIHAVLTGLSLFITTTLGIHDGFSFSAGAIDYVLNFGIATKPLLLAGIGLIYAAIYFVVFYFLIKKFDLKTPGREDEEEMAEGEEAPVAGSIGETYVAALGGKENLTVIDNCATRLRLQVKDAGQVNEAALKRAGAKGVMKLSNTSVQVIVGTNVESVADDMKKHV, from the coding sequence ATGTTGCAGTTTCTACAACGTATTGGTAAAGCGTTAATGCTTCCAATCGCCGTACTACCAGCAGCAGGATTATTGCTTCGTTTAGGACAAGAAGACGTATTTAACATTCCTGTTATGGCACAGGCCGGTGCAGCAATTTTTGATAATTTAGCACTTATTTTTGCAATTGGTGTTGCAATCGGTTTGTCTGTTGACGGTAGTGGAGCAGCTGGACTTGCCGGAGCAATCGGATATCTTGTTTTACAAAATACAACGAATGCTCTAAGTAAGACGTATTCAGCAGCAGAGTTAAATGATAAATTAAAAAGTGTTCAAGATTTAGTCGGTTCAGTAGATCCAACTAAATTAGCAGATACAATGACAAAGGTTTCAAAAGCAGCGGCGTTAACGCCAAAAATAAATATGGCCATACTCGGTGGTATTATTGCAGGGGTTGTTGCGGGATTACTATACAACAAATTCCATAAGATTAAACTACCAGAATGGTTAGGATTCTTTGCAGGAAAACGCTTCGTACCAATCATTACTTCAATCGTAATGTTACTTTTAGGATTGGTATTCGGTCAAATTTGGCCAACAATTCAAAGTGGTATTGATGCAGTGGCACATGGTATCGTGAACTTAGGTTCAATTGGTGCTGGTTTATTTGGATTATTAAACCGTTTATTAATTCCAATTGGTTTACACCACGTAATGAACACATACTTCTGGTTCGTACTTGGTGACTTTACAAATGCAGCTGGCGATATTGTTCATGGTGATATTGCACGTTTCTTTGCAAAAGATCCATCAGCAGGTATGTTTATGACTGGTTTCTTCCCAGTTATGATGTTCGGTTTACCAGCAGCATGTTTCGCAATGATTGCAGCTGCTAAACCAGAAAAACGTAAAATGGTTACAGGTATGTTAGGTGGTCTAGCATTAACTTCATTCTTAACTGGTATTACAGAGCCAATTGAATTCTCATTCATGTTCTTATCGCCAGTACTATATGGAATTCATGCTGTATTAACAGGTCTATCTCTATTCATTACAACAACACTTGGCATTCATGATGGTTTCTCATTTAGTGCCGGGGCAATCGATTACGTCTTAAACTTCGGTATTGCAACAAAACCATTGTTACTAGCAGGAATCGGTTTAATTTACGCAGCAATTTACTTTGTAGTATTCTACTTCTTAATTAAGAAGTTCGACCTAAAAACTCCTGGTCGTGAAGATGAAGAGGAAATGGCTGAAGGCGAAGAAGCTCCAGTTGCAGGTTCAATTGGTGAAACTTACGTAGCAGCTTTAGGTGGAAAAGAAAACTTAACAGTTATTGATAACTGTGCAACACGTCTACGCTTACAAGTGAAAGATGCTGGTCAAGTAAACGAAGCAGCATTAAAACGTGCTGGTGCAAAAGGTGTTATGAAATTAAGTAACACGAGTGTCCAAGTTATCGTAGGTACAAATGTTGAATCTGTTGCCGATGATATGAAAAAACACGTATAA
- a CDS encoding serine hydrolase domain-containing protein yields MDQEKNNANGKSRRPIVYIKRTIILVLLFSLVYFMYTKIVTHNKKEEILKAAEMKKQEELKKKEEKKKQEAQKQKEQEEQVKQAQAAEQPAEGPPQEINENAQLDQYLQNIGFSGTAVIVKNGKVLVNKGYGMANKEKQVPNNSETTFYIGSISKAFVATAIMQLKDQHKLNVEDTIAKYIPDFPQGNSIQLKHLLTHTSGIPEYEQGAEDISHEELIKRIGKQKRIGSPGEKWKYSDSNYSILAYIAEKVSGQPLEEYIKQHIFAPAGMKHSGFGRELEQTRFPSTGYKIVNNNMTTPNIPSMSQLYGCGDIYTSAHDLYLFNEALFSGKLISKESYDQMFTGGKKDYGFGWYVDPGSYSNHGVMPGWNCLNGFSKNGSVYVVLLSNIQNNIKSFGKVNNDIYTMLRNIEV; encoded by the coding sequence ATGGATCAGGAAAAAAATAATGCGAATGGGAAATCACGTCGGCCGATTGTATACATAAAAAGAACAATCATTCTCGTCTTACTATTTTCACTTGTATATTTCATGTATACAAAAATTGTTACGCATAATAAGAAAGAAGAAATTTTAAAAGCGGCAGAAATGAAGAAGCAAGAAGAGCTAAAAAAGAAAGAAGAAAAAAAGAAGCAAGAAGCACAAAAACAAAAAGAGCAGGAAGAACAAGTGAAGCAAGCACAAGCTGCAGAACAGCCTGCTGAGGGACCACCTCAAGAAATTAATGAAAACGCTCAATTAGATCAATATTTACAAAACATAGGATTTAGCGGGACAGCGGTTATTGTGAAGAACGGAAAAGTTCTTGTGAATAAAGGATATGGTATGGCGAATAAAGAGAAACAAGTACCGAATAATTCAGAGACAACTTTTTATATTGGTTCTATTTCAAAGGCGTTTGTAGCGACTGCTATTATGCAATTAAAAGATCAACATAAATTAAATGTAGAGGATACGATTGCGAAGTATATTCCAGATTTCCCTCAAGGTAATAGTATTCAGTTAAAACATTTATTAACACATACATCAGGAATTCCGGAGTACGAGCAGGGAGCAGAGGATATTTCTCATGAAGAATTGATAAAACGAATAGGAAAGCAAAAGCGCATTGGAAGTCCAGGAGAGAAATGGAAGTATTCCGATTCTAACTATTCGATACTTGCCTATATTGCTGAGAAGGTAAGCGGACAACCGTTAGAAGAGTATATTAAACAACATATTTTTGCACCTGCTGGTATGAAACATTCTGGTTTTGGTAGAGAGCTAGAACAAACAAGATTTCCATCGACAGGTTATAAAATAGTAAATAACAATATGACAACACCTAATATTCCAAGTATGTCACAACTATATGGTTGTGGTGATATATATACAAGTGCACATGATTTATATTTATTTAATGAAGCACTTTTCTCTGGAAAGTTAATTTCAAAAGAAAGCTACGATCAAATGTTTACAGGCGGAAAAAAAGATTACGGGTTTGGATGGTACGTAGACCCGGGAAGTTATTCGAATCACGGTGTAATGCCAGGCTGGAATTGCTTGAATGGATTTAGTAAAAACGGAAGTGTGTATGTCGTTTTATTATCTAACATTCAAAATAATATTAAATCGTTTGGTAAAGTGAACAACGACATTTATACGATGTTGCGAAATATTGAAGTGTAA